Proteins co-encoded in one Sparus aurata chromosome 18, fSpaAur1.1, whole genome shotgun sequence genomic window:
- the adra2db gene encoding alpha-2Db adrenergic receptor, with product MDLIQFNLSVENVSNDENATDAPLAFPHTGTATALIILVVTVIISVTIVGNVLVIVAVLTSRALRAPQNLFLVSLASADILVATLVIPFSLVNEVMGYWYFGSTWCAFYLALDVLFCTSSIVHLCAISLDRYWSVTKAVSYNLKRTPKRIKSMIAVVWVISAVISFPPLLMTKHDERECLLNDETWYILSSCLVSFFAPGLIMILVYCKIYKVAKQRSSTVFVAKNGLERQPSQSETCFVRKDRFETESPSSQSSGSHQQRQGELDDIDLEESCCQSDTKPRNHRFTKRRKVEGSDCCPPQNCRLSWASARALHLYPEQKNPAGRQQLAAANKTKVAQMREKRFTFVLAVVMGVFVLCWFPFFFTYTLHAICRESCYIPEALFNLFFWIGYCNSSVNPIIYTIFNRDFRKSFKKIICRTSKRTQ from the coding sequence ATGGATTTAATCCAGTTCAATCTGTCGGTGGAAAACGTCTCCAACGATGAGAACGCCACGGACGCACCGCTTGCCTTCCCACACACGGGAACGGCCACTGCGCTCATCATCCTGGTGGTTACTGTGATCATTTCGGTGACTATTGTCGGTAACGTGTTGGTGATTGTGGCGGTGCTGACCAGCCGGGCTCTCCGTGCGCCCCAGAACCTTTTTCTGGTCTCTCTGGCATCAGCGGACATCCTGGTGGCCACGCTGGTCATCCCCTTCTCCCTCGTCAACGAGGTCATGGGCTACTGGTACTTTGGCAGCACTTGGTGCGCATTCTACCTGGCCCTGGACGTGCTGTTCTGCACCTCATCCATCGTGCACCTGTGCGCCATCAGCCTGGACCGCTACTGGTCGGTGACGAAGGCGGTCAGCTACAACCTGAAGCGGACTCCGAAGCGCATCAAGTCCATGATCGCTGTAGTGTGGGTAATATCTGCCGTcatctccttccctcctctcctcatgaCCAAACATGATGAGCGGGAGTGCCTGCTGAACGACGAGACCTGGtacatcctctcctcctgcctggtGTCCTTCTTCGCTCCGGGTCTCATCATGATTCTGGTGTACTGTAAGATCTACAAGGTGGCCAAGCAGCGCTCCTCCACCGTGTTCGTGGCCAAGAACGGCCTGGAGAGGCAGCCCTCTCAGTCCGAAACTTGTTTCGTCAGGAAGGACCGCTTCGAGACGGAGAGCCCCAGCAGCCAGAGCTCCGGGAGCCACCAGCAGAGGCAAGGGGAGCTGGATGACATCGACCTGGAGGAGAGCTGCTGCCAGTCGGACACTAAACCGCGCAATCACCGCTTCACCAAGCGGAGAAAGGTGGAGGGGTCGGACTGCTGCCCTCCTCAGAACTGCCGTCTCTCCTGGGCCTCGGCCCGCGCGTTACACCTCTACCCGGAGCAGAAGAACCCGGCCGGGCGACAGCAGCTGGCAGCCGCAAACAAAACCAAAGTGGCGCAGATGAGGGAGAAACGCTTCACCTTCGTGCTGGCAGTGGTGATGGGGGTGTTCGTGCTCTGCTGGTTCCCTTTCTTCTTCACCTACACCCTGCACGCCATCTGCAGGGAGAGCTGCTACATCCCCGAGGCACTTTTCAACCTTTTCTTTTGGATTGGCTACTGCAACAGCTCCGTGAACCCCATCATATACACCATTTTCAACAGGGACTTCAGGAAATCCTTCAAGAAAATCATATGCAGAACTTCTAAACGCACACAATGA